The following proteins come from a genomic window of Actinomarinicola tropica:
- a CDS encoding LLM class flavin-dependent oxidoreductase has translation MKIRIGFGLGTRSQTHDRARFIGLVEHLEAAGVDSLWFSDRIGGEAPDPVVAMAVAAARTEKMKFGMSVMVLPGRNPAVVAKQLASLDRLSGGRLLPAFGLGARDATEHQAFGVRREERAAIFDEALPLIRRLWSGERIDHEGPHFSLSGVQVLPRPVQDPIDVWLGGIAPSELRRVGRLGDGWLPSFCTPDEVGDGIVTIRRVAAEHEREIEDEHYGALIAYAHDEVPAAMAAFVQKRRPELHPTDVIPVGLDALAERIERFVEVGASKFVVLPLVEPDDWRPEIDRLAERVLPLQN, from the coding sequence ATGAAGATCCGCATCGGCTTCGGCCTGGGCACCCGCAGCCAGACCCACGACCGGGCACGTTTCATCGGCCTGGTCGAGCACCTGGAGGCGGCAGGCGTCGACTCGCTGTGGTTCTCCGACCGCATCGGCGGCGAGGCGCCCGACCCGGTCGTCGCGATGGCGGTCGCCGCCGCCCGCACCGAGAAGATGAAGTTCGGGATGAGCGTGATGGTGCTCCCTGGACGGAACCCCGCGGTCGTCGCCAAGCAGCTGGCGTCGCTCGATCGCCTCTCCGGTGGGCGCCTGCTCCCCGCGTTCGGGCTCGGCGCGCGGGACGCCACCGAGCACCAGGCCTTCGGCGTCCGACGGGAGGAGCGCGCGGCGATCTTCGACGAGGCGCTCCCGCTCATCCGCCGGCTCTGGTCCGGCGAGCGGATCGACCACGAGGGCCCGCACTTCTCGCTGTCCGGCGTGCAGGTCCTCCCCCGGCCCGTCCAGGACCCGATCGACGTGTGGCTCGGCGGCATCGCGCCCTCCGAGCTCCGTCGGGTCGGTCGACTCGGCGACGGGTGGTTGCCGTCGTTCTGCACGCCCGACGAGGTGGGCGACGGCATCGTGACGATCCGCCGCGTCGCCGCCGAGCACGAGCGCGAGATCGAGGACGAGCACTACGGGGCGCTCATCGCCTACGCCCACGACGAGGTGCCGGCGGCCATGGCCGCGTTCGTGCAGAAGAGGCGCCCCGAGCTCCACCCCACCGACGTCATCCCCGTCGGCCTCGACGCGCTCGCGGAGCGCATCGAGCGCTTCGTCGAGGTCGGGGCGTCGAAGTTCGTCGTGCTGCCGCTCGTCGAGCCCGACGACTGGCGTCCGGAGATCGACCGCCTGGCCGAGCGGGTCCTGCCCCTCCAGAACTAG
- a CDS encoding TetR/AcrR family transcriptional regulator → MGRIETAADDDAVTSDNGGTRRLLGRDERRSQIQRAAASAFAREGFVATSIDDVAAEAGITRAIVYRHFDSKEALYRAVLEHVSARLGEEFKIRLASRQSGLTIATHLTVARENPDGYRLLWEHAVREPRFADYAEDFRERSVRSTERLFQDRIADPAKFRWAARQTLSQIVTSVLLWLDEGTPEQDDVFLEFASEGLWASVNSWRED, encoded by the coding sequence ATGGGTCGGATCGAGACGGCGGCGGACGACGACGCCGTGACCAGCGACAACGGCGGCACTCGGCGGCTCCTCGGCCGCGACGAGCGGCGGAGCCAGATCCAGCGGGCGGCGGCCAGCGCGTTCGCGCGAGAGGGCTTCGTCGCCACCTCGATCGACGACGTCGCCGCCGAGGCCGGGATCACGCGCGCCATCGTCTACAGGCACTTCGACTCCAAGGAGGCGCTCTACCGGGCGGTGCTCGAGCACGTGAGCGCCCGGCTGGGCGAGGAGTTCAAGATCCGCCTCGCGTCCCGACAGAGCGGCCTCACCATCGCCACGCACCTCACGGTGGCCAGAGAGAACCCCGACGGCTACCGCCTCCTCTGGGAGCACGCCGTCCGCGAGCCGCGCTTCGCCGACTACGCCGAGGACTTCCGCGAGCGCTCCGTCCGCTCCACCGAGCGGCTGTTCCAGGACCGCATCGCCGACCCCGCGAAGTTCCGATGGGCCGCCCGCCAGACGCTGTCGCAGATCGTCACCTCGGTGCTGCTGTGGCTCGACGAGGGCACGCCCGAGCAGGACGACGTGTTCCTCGAGTTCGCGTCCGAGGGCCTCTGGGCGAGCGTCAACTCCTGGCGTGAGGACTGA
- a CDS encoding D-isomer specific 2-hydroxyacid dehydrogenase family protein — translation MSDAPTPRDPSAPPRIAVEPNSGRAESLRAAVVEGGGVLADVEDADALVWADAARADLMPGLLARGQQLRWVQLPFAGIENYVHLLDDERTWTCGKGVYAPPVAEHALALALAGLRHVAGYAREQRWSAPVGRNLLGARVTILGGGEITASLLELLAPFGATTTVVRRRSTPMPGADRTVTTADLHDALDGADLVVVALALTPETEGVIGAAELDVLPSHAWIVNVGRGRHIDTDALVAALDAGRIGGAALDVTDPEPLPEGHPLWTHPRAIVTPHIANTPEMGIPLLAARVTENVRRFARGEPLLGLVDVDAGY, via the coding sequence ATGTCCGACGCCCCGACCCCTCGTGACCCGTCCGCACCGCCACGCATCGCCGTCGAGCCGAACTCGGGCCGGGCCGAGTCCCTCCGCGCCGCCGTGGTCGAGGGCGGCGGCGTGCTCGCCGACGTCGAGGACGCCGACGCCCTGGTCTGGGCCGATGCGGCGCGTGCCGACCTGATGCCCGGGCTGCTCGCCCGGGGTCAGCAGCTGCGGTGGGTGCAGCTGCCCTTCGCGGGCATCGAGAACTACGTCCACCTCCTCGACGACGAGCGCACGTGGACGTGCGGGAAGGGCGTGTACGCACCACCGGTGGCCGAGCACGCGCTCGCCCTGGCACTGGCAGGCCTGCGCCACGTCGCCGGCTACGCCCGTGAGCAGCGCTGGAGCGCGCCGGTCGGTCGGAACCTGCTCGGTGCTCGTGTCACGATCCTCGGCGGCGGAGAGATCACCGCGTCGCTCCTCGAGCTGCTCGCGCCGTTCGGCGCGACGACCACGGTCGTGCGCCGCCGATCGACGCCGATGCCCGGCGCGGACCGCACGGTCACCACCGCCGATCTGCACGATGCGCTCGACGGCGCCGACCTCGTCGTCGTCGCGCTGGCGCTCACGCCGGAGACCGAGGGCGTCATCGGCGCCGCGGAGCTCGACGTCCTCCCGTCGCACGCGTGGATCGTCAACGTCGGCCGCGGCCGCCACATCGACACCGACGCGCTGGTCGCGGCGCTCGACGCCGGCCGCATCGGCGGCGCGGCCCTCGACGTGACGGACCCCGAGCCGCTGCCCGAGGGGCATCCGCTGTGGACGCACCCGCGCGCGATCGTGACGCCGCACATCGCGAACACGCCGGAGATGGGCATCCCGCTGCTGGCGGCGAGGGTGACCGAGAACGTCCGCCGCTTCGCCCGAGGCGAGCCACTGCTCGGCCTCGTCGACGTCGACGCCGGCTACTGA
- a CDS encoding Gfo/Idh/MocA family protein, producing MTTQTSGEAVRIGIIGCGDIARRVHVPALSAAGARVIRFASTDIADAEEAARRSGQPDSMTSDEWRHVTASVHIDAVDICTPNHLHADMAMAAMETGKHVLVESPMALTAAQADAMLKVAARKGVTLVPAMSVRFIGPYAAMIDAARSGAVGEVRSVEIAFGHHGPERLNPGATWYLDKEKAGGGPLMELGTSQIDLLRTALEREVVQVSAVTLGRRGGVEERAEARLTFEGGASAQLRCGWTGPENLWRMVGTDGTLELDASTPPQLVRPDGTSERLAIPEVPSIEGVFVAAVARGEQPPVTAMDGRAAVAVIEAAYASSAAGEPVEVTRPAW from the coding sequence ATGACCACCCAGACGAGCGGCGAGGCCGTGCGCATCGGCATCATCGGGTGCGGCGACATCGCCCGGCGGGTCCACGTGCCGGCGCTGAGCGCCGCGGGGGCCCGGGTCATCCGCTTCGCGAGCACGGACATCGCCGACGCCGAGGAGGCCGCCCGCCGCTCGGGGCAGCCCGACTCGATGACGAGCGACGAGTGGCGCCACGTGACCGCGTCGGTCCACATCGACGCCGTCGACATCTGCACGCCGAACCACCTCCACGCCGACATGGCGATGGCGGCGATGGAGACCGGCAAGCACGTCCTCGTCGAGTCGCCGATGGCGCTGACGGCGGCGCAGGCCGACGCCATGTTGAAGGTCGCGGCGCGCAAGGGGGTCACCCTCGTCCCCGCCATGAGCGTGCGGTTCATCGGGCCCTACGCCGCGATGATCGACGCCGCCCGCTCGGGCGCCGTCGGCGAGGTCCGATCGGTCGAGATCGCGTTCGGCCACCACGGCCCGGAGCGGCTCAACCCCGGGGCCACCTGGTACCTCGACAAGGAGAAGGCCGGGGGCGGGCCGCTCATGGAGCTCGGCACCTCCCAGATCGACCTGCTGCGCACCGCGCTCGAGCGCGAGGTCGTCCAGGTGAGCGCCGTGACCCTCGGACGGCGGGGCGGCGTCGAGGAGCGGGCCGAGGCTCGGCTCACGTTCGAGGGCGGCGCCAGCGCCCAGCTGCGCTGCGGTTGGACGGGGCCCGAGAACCTCTGGCGGATGGTCGGCACCGACGGCACCCTCGAGCTGGACGCGTCGACGCCGCCGCAGCTCGTGCGACCCGACGGTACGTCGGAGCGGCTCGCCATCCCCGAGGTGCCGAGCATCGAGGGCGTGTTCGTGGCCGCGGTCGCACGGGGCGAGCAGCCGCCGGTCACGGCGATGGACGGACGGGCCGCGGTGGCGGTGATCGAGGCGGCCTACGCCTCGTCGGCCGCCGGCGAGCCGGTGGAGGTCACCCGCCCCGCCTGGTGA
- a CDS encoding beta-class carbonic anhydrase, with product MAEIQQLLAGNAGYAAARANVADPRPSLQLAVVTCMDARIDTFAVLGLHLGEAHVIRNAGGRVTEDVLRSLALSTHVLGVTTVVVMQHTKCGLAGVTDEELQTITGSDMRFLPIADHEAALREDVEIVRSTPYLQKVDKIAGFVFDVETGEVAMPVRWERDADS from the coding sequence ATGGCAGAGATCCAACAGCTCCTCGCGGGCAACGCCGGCTACGCCGCCGCCCGCGCCAACGTCGCCGACCCCCGACCGTCCCTGCAGCTGGCCGTGGTCACCTGCATGGACGCACGCATCGACACCTTCGCGGTGCTCGGGCTGCACCTGGGGGAGGCCCACGTCATCCGCAACGCCGGGGGACGGGTCACCGAGGACGTGTTGCGCAGCCTGGCGCTGTCCACCCACGTCCTCGGCGTCACCACCGTCGTCGTGATGCAGCACACCAAGTGCGGTCTGGCGGGCGTGACCGACGAGGAGCTGCAGACGATCACCGGCAGCGACATGCGCTTCCTGCCGATCGCCGACCACGAGGCGGCGCTGCGTGAGGACGTCGAGATCGTCCGCTCCACGCCCTACCTCCAGAAGGTCGACAAGATCGCGGGCTTCGTCTTCGACGTCGAGACCGGCGAGGTCGCGATGCCCGTCCGCTGGGAGCGCGACGCCGACAGCTGA
- a CDS encoding DNA-methyltransferase produces MATRRTTSTSNFGVGARESHDATAFYERFRAPELTSDDTVLPPVPVAEPFVVGDARRMDTLADGSVALVVTSPPYFAGKQYEEELEREGVPATYLEYLQMLTDVFAECVRVLEPGGRIAVNVANLGRKPYRSLSADVIRILEHDLGLLLRGEIIWQKAEGAGGSCAWGSYRAATNPVLRDVTERIVVASKGRFDRARTAKKRADAGLPHESTILTEDFLALTLDVWNIPPESARRVGHPAPFPVELPEQLIRLYTYAGDLVLDPFMGSGSTLVAAARLDRRYVGYDLDPEYAEIARRRVAEEADGAARGATHAAADDDDEPGEVAPVGEAAAAGMAASRLAVEALRAAGFEVQAEGRKLPRTSTTGTILADDRRGRRWHVRVAGPHVAHRGGLLRNEVVWRTLGEAAAIRGRYPDVPVLVLTTAVPKRSSEGAVALRAAGPAAVFDVVDVRSADGLDRLAAYATGEQAAPLPGFWTDDDLG; encoded by the coding sequence GTGGCCACACGGCGCACGACGTCGACGTCGAACTTCGGCGTCGGGGCCAGGGAGAGCCACGACGCCACCGCGTTCTACGAGCGCTTCCGCGCCCCTGAGCTCACCTCCGACGACACCGTCCTCCCACCGGTCCCGGTGGCCGAGCCGTTCGTCGTCGGCGACGCCCGGCGGATGGACACCCTGGCCGACGGATCGGTCGCCCTGGTCGTCACCTCGCCCCCGTACTTCGCGGGCAAGCAGTACGAGGAGGAGCTGGAGCGCGAGGGCGTGCCCGCCACCTACCTCGAGTACCTCCAGATGCTCACCGACGTGTTCGCCGAGTGCGTCCGCGTCCTCGAACCCGGCGGCCGCATCGCGGTGAACGTCGCCAACCTCGGCCGCAAGCCCTACCGCAGCCTCTCGGCCGACGTCATCCGCATCCTCGAGCACGACTTGGGCCTGCTCCTGCGGGGCGAGATCATCTGGCAGAAGGCCGAGGGGGCCGGCGGCTCCTGCGCCTGGGGCTCCTACCGGGCGGCCACCAACCCGGTGCTGCGCGACGTCACCGAGCGGATCGTGGTGGCCAGCAAGGGTCGCTTCGACCGGGCTCGCACGGCCAAGAAGAGGGCCGACGCCGGGCTCCCCCACGAGAGCACGATCCTCACCGAGGACTTCCTCGCCCTCACCCTCGACGTGTGGAACATCCCACCCGAGAGCGCGCGGCGGGTCGGGCACCCCGCGCCGTTCCCCGTCGAGCTGCCCGAGCAGCTCATCCGGCTCTACACCTATGCCGGCGACCTGGTGCTCGACCCGTTCATGGGCAGCGGCTCGACGCTCGTGGCCGCCGCCCGGCTCGACCGGCGCTACGTCGGCTACGACCTCGACCCCGAGTACGCCGAGATCGCCCGCCGACGCGTCGCCGAGGAGGCCGACGGAGCGGCACGCGGCGCCACCCACGCCGCCGCCGACGACGACGACGAGCCCGGCGAGGTCGCACCCGTCGGCGAGGCGGCCGCCGCCGGGATGGCCGCCAGCCGCCTCGCCGTGGAGGCGCTGCGCGCCGCCGGGTTCGAGGTGCAGGCCGAGGGACGCAAGCTGCCCCGCACCAGCACCACCGGCACGATCCTGGCCGACGACCGGCGCGGTCGGCGCTGGCACGTCCGCGTGGCCGGGCCGCACGTCGCGCACCGCGGTGGTCTGCTGCGCAACGAGGTCGTGTGGCGCACGCTCGGCGAGGCGGCGGCGATCCGGGGCCGCTACCCCGACGTGCCGGTGCTCGTGCTCACCACCGCGGTGCCCAAGCGCTCGAGCGAGGGCGCCGTGGCCCTGCGCGCCGCAGGGCCAGCCGCCGTGTTCGACGTGGTCGACGTGCGGAGCGCCGACGGCCTCGACCGCCTCGCGGCCTACGCGACCGGCGAGCAGGCCGCGCCGCTCCCGGGCTTCTGGACCGACGACGACCTGGGGTGA
- a CDS encoding PD-(D/E)XK nuclease family protein: MTTEGVATEGSAGADLNPAQQEVLDLLGAPRESRPTFDAELRHQLKAELESALAHLAGDIDPDDPIFISKHKLGAVHGCEVRHLADEAAGFEWSVPTARGTVAHKAVELSVHWRGEPTPAELVDESMARLANGGDGLAEFLQRCSEVETIELRAEALDRVTKFLEMFPPLQSRWRPVTESRVRLELAEGRIILSGKVDLSLGRARGTTAGKVLIDLKTGGFSPVHLDDLRFYALLETIRLGVPPRLVTSYYLDAGVARPEPITVPLLEATVARVADGVERLVGLAHGTVEPILRTGPACRWCVRLHECEAGLRALDQDDDWS, translated from the coding sequence GTGACGACCGAGGGCGTGGCCACCGAGGGATCCGCGGGAGCCGACCTCAACCCGGCCCAGCAGGAGGTGCTCGACCTCCTCGGCGCGCCGCGCGAGTCGCGGCCCACCTTCGACGCCGAGCTGCGCCACCAGCTGAAGGCGGAGCTCGAGTCCGCCCTCGCCCACCTCGCCGGCGACATCGACCCCGACGACCCGATCTTCATCTCCAAGCACAAGCTCGGGGCCGTCCACGGCTGCGAGGTCCGCCACCTGGCGGACGAGGCCGCAGGGTTCGAGTGGTCCGTGCCCACCGCTCGCGGCACCGTCGCCCACAAGGCCGTCGAGCTGTCCGTCCACTGGCGGGGCGAACCCACGCCGGCGGAGCTGGTCGACGAGTCGATGGCACGCCTCGCGAACGGCGGCGACGGACTGGCCGAGTTCCTCCAGCGCTGCTCCGAGGTCGAGACGATCGAGCTACGGGCCGAGGCGCTCGACCGGGTCACCAAGTTCCTCGAGATGTTCCCGCCGCTGCAGTCACGCTGGCGGCCCGTCACCGAGAGCAGGGTCCGCCTCGAGCTGGCGGAGGGCCGCATCATCCTCTCCGGGAAGGTGGACCTCTCGCTCGGACGCGCTCGGGGCACGACGGCGGGCAAGGTCCTCATCGACCTCAAGACCGGCGGCTTCTCCCCCGTCCACCTCGACGACCTGCGCTTCTACGCCCTGCTGGAGACGATCCGCCTCGGCGTGCCGCCCCGTCTCGTCACCAGCTACTACCTCGACGCCGGCGTCGCTCGGCCGGAACCGATCACCGTCCCCCTGCTGGAGGCCACCGTCGCCCGCGTGGCCGACGGCGTCGAGCGCCTCGTGGGGCTGGCCCACGGCACGGTCGAGCCGATCCTGCGCACGGGCCCGGCGTGCCGCTGGTGCGTCCGCCTCCACGAGTGCGAGGCCGGGCTCCGGGCTCTCGACCAGGACGACGACTGGAGCTGA
- a CDS encoding lysophospholipid acyltransferase family protein: protein MAERPEAPPVETTTAPRSTELVHLPPVADAGPTPPEPDPDRLGDVDEWGRSERMRAVARALYDPMYRHWFRAEWEHLDRIPTEGGALLVANHAGAVPPDAPVIMHGIETELDRPVYGLADHMFRDIPVVGTLWSRMGGVVAHPDNAYRLLHDQGQLVLVFPEGIKGPGKHVSERYRLRRFGRGGFVEIAMRAGVPIVPIAVVGAEESMPVLAKSTTVARAMGLPYIPFTVGYLPAKFRLRVLEPVRLDVEPGLDRYSRSRIMDESEAIRGRIQEELHDMLRRRRSIWFG, encoded by the coding sequence ATGGCCGAGCGTCCGGAGGCACCGCCCGTGGAGACCACTACGGCGCCCCGGAGCACCGAGCTCGTGCACCTCCCCCCGGTCGCCGACGCGGGCCCGACGCCCCCGGAGCCCGACCCGGACCGCCTCGGCGACGTCGACGAGTGGGGTCGATCCGAGCGCATGCGCGCAGTGGCCCGGGCCCTGTACGACCCGATGTACCGGCACTGGTTCCGCGCCGAGTGGGAGCACCTCGACCGGATCCCCACCGAGGGCGGCGCCCTCCTCGTCGCCAACCACGCAGGGGCCGTCCCGCCCGACGCCCCGGTGATCATGCACGGCATCGAGACCGAGCTCGACCGCCCCGTCTACGGGTTGGCCGACCACATGTTCCGCGACATCCCCGTCGTCGGCACGCTGTGGTCGCGCATGGGCGGCGTCGTCGCCCACCCCGACAACGCGTACCGGCTCCTCCACGACCAGGGGCAGCTCGTCCTCGTCTTCCCCGAAGGCATCAAGGGCCCGGGCAAGCACGTGAGCGAGCGCTACCGACTGCGGCGGTTCGGTCGGGGCGGCTTCGTCGAGATCGCCATGCGCGCCGGGGTCCCGATCGTGCCGATCGCCGTCGTCGGCGCCGAGGAGTCGATGCCCGTGCTGGCCAAGTCGACCACCGTCGCCCGGGCGATGGGCCTGCCCTACATCCCGTTCACCGTGGGGTACCTGCCGGCGAAGTTCCGCCTCCGGGTGCTCGAGCCGGTGCGCCTCGACGTCGAGCCCGGCCTGGACCGCTACTCCCGCAGCCGGATCATGGACGAGTCAGAGGCGATCCGCGGCCGCATCCAGGAGGAGCTGCACGACATGCTCCGCAGGCGCCGCTCGATCTGGTTCGGCTGA
- a CDS encoding NAD-dependent epimerase/dehydratase family protein has product MGRRVLVTGLGTFWGGRVAQALESEPDVDVVVGMGVEEPKVPLERTEFVRADASYSILSRLVKATQVDTIVHTHLVVDQTQMPSRQVHETNVIGTMNLLAAASDPASSVRDVIVKSSTLVYGSSAQDPTWFTEETPRRSRKPTGIERSLEEVEGYVRDFALDNPHVNIALLRFCKVLGEELVTPISRALQLPLVPSIAGFDPRMQFVHETDVVAAMAFVLRRRLSGVYNVAGDGVLPWSEVAAICGKRTFPITPYGTGLAGIALRRLGLDLPDELLTLLRYGRGVDNSRLKDLGFAYRCTTAGTVRAFAEATRLRATVGDPHPTYTFEQDVEQFFRHSPAVVRDPDRP; this is encoded by the coding sequence ATGGGACGCCGCGTCCTCGTCACCGGGCTCGGCACGTTCTGGGGCGGCCGCGTCGCCCAGGCCCTGGAGTCGGAGCCCGACGTCGACGTCGTCGTCGGCATGGGCGTCGAGGAGCCGAAGGTCCCCCTCGAGCGCACCGAGTTCGTCCGGGCCGACGCCTCGTACTCGATCCTCTCCCGCCTGGTGAAGGCCACCCAGGTCGACACGATCGTCCACACCCACCTCGTCGTCGACCAGACGCAGATGCCGTCCCGGCAGGTCCACGAGACGAACGTGATCGGCACGATGAACCTGCTGGCGGCGGCGTCCGACCCCGCGAGCTCGGTGCGCGACGTCATCGTGAAGTCGTCGACGCTCGTCTACGGCTCCTCGGCCCAGGACCCGACGTGGTTCACCGAGGAAACGCCACGGCGCAGCCGCAAGCCGACGGGGATCGAGCGGTCGCTCGAGGAGGTCGAGGGCTACGTGCGGGACTTCGCCCTCGACAACCCGCACGTGAACATCGCGCTGCTGCGCTTCTGCAAGGTCCTCGGCGAGGAGCTGGTCACGCCCATCAGCCGGGCGCTGCAGCTGCCGCTCGTCCCCTCGATCGCCGGGTTCGACCCCCGCATGCAGTTCGTCCACGAGACCGACGTCGTGGCCGCGATGGCCTTCGTCCTCCGCCGTCGGCTGAGCGGCGTCTACAACGTGGCGGGCGATGGCGTCCTGCCCTGGAGCGAGGTCGCGGCGATCTGCGGCAAGCGCACCTTCCCGATCACCCCGTACGGCACCGGCCTCGCCGGGATCGCCCTGCGCCGCCTCGGGCTCGACCTCCCCGACGAGCTCCTCACGCTGCTGCGCTACGGCCGCGGCGTCGACAACAGCCGGCTGAAGGACCTCGGCTTCGCCTACCGGTGCACGACCGCGGGGACGGTGAGGGCCTTCGCCGAGGCCACCCGGCTGCGGGCCACCGTCGGCGACCCCCACCCGACCTACACGTTCGAGCAGGACGTCGAGCAGTTCTTCCGCCACTCCCCCGCCGTCGTGCGCGATCCTGACCGACCGTGA
- a CDS encoding dihydrofolate reductase family protein, giving the protein MRPLRYSINVTLDGCCHHEAVQPDEELHHYWAASLERADALLFGRVTYGMMEEAWRRPASGEWPDWIDAELIPFARTIDAARKYVVSSTLDSVDWNAELVRGDLREAVEALKSEPGRGIFVGGVTLPLALADLGLIDEYELVVHPVVAGHGPTLFAGLRQPLELELVDRHELGSGAVACRYLPKRSGT; this is encoded by the coding sequence GTGAGACCGCTGCGGTACTCGATCAACGTCACGCTCGACGGCTGCTGCCACCACGAGGCGGTCCAACCCGACGAGGAGCTCCACCACTACTGGGCCGCGAGCCTGGAGCGGGCCGACGCCCTGCTCTTCGGCCGGGTCACCTACGGGATGATGGAGGAGGCGTGGCGGCGGCCGGCGTCGGGCGAGTGGCCGGACTGGATCGACGCGGAGCTGATCCCCTTCGCCCGCACGATCGACGCCGCGAGGAAGTACGTCGTGTCGAGCACGCTCGACAGCGTCGACTGGAACGCCGAGCTCGTCCGGGGCGACCTGCGCGAGGCCGTCGAGGCGCTGAAGTCGGAACCGGGGCGGGGCATCTTCGTCGGTGGCGTCACCTTGCCGCTGGCGCTCGCCGACCTCGGGCTGATCGACGAGTACGAGCTCGTCGTCCACCCCGTCGTGGCCGGACACGGGCCGACCCTGTTCGCCGGGCTGCGACAGCCGCTCGAGCTGGAGCTCGTCGACCGCCACGAGCTGGGCTCCGGTGCCGTCGCCTGCCGTTACCTGCCCAAGCGGTCGGGCACCTGA
- a CDS encoding GNAT family N-acetyltransferase, producing the protein MSALIGRRIVLRPLVIGDFEQWREVRRRNHDWLTKWEPQRLPGHPDAVEDRDAFAIRCSARQRERQLGTAYGFGIFVDGDFAGEINISSVQRGPFQSAYVGYWIDERHAGQGYVPEAVVLICRFAFEELRLHRIQISIIPRNDKSRRVVEKLDLRFEGIAERYLEINGAWEDHMRFAITAEEWATRGDQLSRDWLD; encoded by the coding sequence GTGAGCGCGCTCATCGGCCGCCGCATCGTCCTGCGGCCCCTCGTCATCGGCGACTTCGAGCAGTGGCGCGAGGTGCGTCGACGCAACCACGACTGGCTCACCAAGTGGGAGCCCCAGCGCCTCCCCGGCCACCCCGACGCCGTCGAGGACCGCGACGCCTTCGCCATCCGGTGCAGCGCCCGCCAGCGCGAGCGCCAGCTCGGCACGGCCTACGGGTTCGGCATCTTCGTCGACGGCGACTTCGCGGGCGAGATCAACATCTCGTCGGTCCAGCGGGGCCCGTTCCAGAGCGCCTACGTCGGCTACTGGATCGACGAGCGCCACGCCGGCCAGGGCTACGTCCCCGAGGCCGTCGTGCTCATCTGCCGCTTCGCCTTCGAGGAGCTGCGGCTGCACCGCATCCAGATCTCGATCATCCCCCGCAACGACAAGAGCCGGCGCGTGGTCGAGAAGCTCGACCTGCGCTTCGAGGGCATCGCCGAGCGCTACCTCGAGATCAACGGCGCGTGGGAGGACCACATGCGCTTCGCCATCACCGCCGAGGAGTGGGCCACCCGGGGGGACCAGCTCTCTCGCGACTGGCTCGACTGA
- a CDS encoding pyridoxal-phosphate-dependent aminotransferase family protein, translating into MPHRERTLMGPGPGNPYPEVIEAFSRPVLGHLDPDFIALLDETNERLRQVWRTENRLTFPVSGTGSAGMEAAFVNVVRPGDPVVIGVNGVFGERMCDVAARCGADVIRVEAPWGQPIDPQRLLDAHPSPAIIAVVHAETSTGVRNDVAPLADRPDGTLLLVDCVTSLGGIPVTVDEWRVDIAYSGTQKCLGVPPGLSPLTFSDAAVDRIVERPSSWYLDLNMIARYVTGEGARAYHHTAPISMIYALHAGLGVLLDEGLDASWARHAACGMALHQGLEAMGMELFAADTHRLPELTTVWVPEDLPDGLDDATIRRTLLDTYGIEIGGGLGEFAGRVWRIGLMGHTARQRNVTLLLGALGEVLGR; encoded by the coding sequence ATGCCGCACCGCGAGCGAACCCTCATGGGCCCCGGGCCCGGGAACCCGTACCCCGAGGTCATCGAGGCCTTCTCCCGGCCCGTGCTGGGGCACCTCGATCCCGACTTCATCGCCCTGCTCGACGAGACCAACGAGCGTCTCCGCCAGGTGTGGCGGACGGAGAACCGGCTGACGTTCCCGGTCAGCGGCACGGGCTCGGCGGGCATGGAGGCTGCGTTCGTCAACGTCGTCCGCCCCGGCGACCCCGTGGTGATCGGCGTCAACGGCGTGTTCGGCGAGCGCATGTGCGACGTCGCCGCCCGCTGCGGCGCCGACGTGATCCGGGTCGAGGCGCCCTGGGGCCAGCCGATCGACCCGCAGCGGCTGCTCGACGCCCACCCGTCGCCGGCGATCATCGCGGTCGTCCACGCCGAGACGTCGACGGGCGTGCGCAACGACGTCGCCCCGCTGGCCGACCGACCCGACGGCACGTTGCTGCTCGTCGACTGCGTCACCTCTCTCGGCGGCATCCCGGTCACGGTCGACGAGTGGCGGGTCGACATCGCCTACAGCGGCACCCAGAAGTGCCTCGGCGTCCCCCCGGGCCTGAGCCCGCTCACGTTCTCCGATGCCGCCGTCGACCGGATCGTCGAGCGCCCCTCGTCGTGGTACCTCGACCTCAACATGATCGCCCGCTACGTCACCGGCGAGGGCGCCCGGGCGTACCACCACACCGCGCCGATCAGCATGATCTACGCCCTCCACGCCGGCCTCGGCGTGCTGCTCGACGAGGGACTCGACGCGTCGTGGGCCCGCCACGCCGCCTGCGGGATGGCCCTGCACCAGGGTCTCGAGGCCATGGGCATGGAGCTGTTCGCCGCCGACACCCACCGGTTGCCCGAGCTGACCACGGTGTGGGTCCCCGAGGACCTGCCCGACGGGCTCGACGACGCCACGATCCGTCGCACGCTGCTCGACACCTACGGCATCGAGATCGGCGGCGGGCTCGGCGAGTTCGCGGGGCGCGTCTGGCGGATCGGCCTGATGGGCCACACCGCACGCCAGCGCAACGTCACGCTCCTGCTCGGCGCCCTCGGGGAGGTGCTGGGTCGGTGA